The genomic region TCGTCTGACAATCTCGATCTTGTGAGTGGGACTACTTCTCAAATTTCGATCGCTCCGAGTTGAATGGATCGTTTTATCTTAGAGATCACTACTTTACTTTTATAATAAAACGGCTGGAATGACCAGCGTTATTTTTGTTTTTATCGATTTTTCTTGACATGGACGAGGGCAATTGTCCGCCTATTTTTTGATGGGTTGTAAAAGGTTTGGAGGGGCGATCGCCCGTGAATTGGGAGCGGCGATCGCCCGATTCTCTGCGCCGTGAAGCGGTTTAATTCGCCAACCAGCGCGCCGCATCTTTGGCGTGATAGGTCAAAATCAAATCGGCTCCGGAACGCTTGAACGCCGTCAGCGTCTCCATCACCACTTTTTCCTCGTCGATCCAGCCGTTGAGCGCTCCCGCCTTCACCATTGAATACTCTCCGGAAACGTTATAAGCAGCCACGGGTAAGTGAGTCGCTTCCTTAACGCGCCAAATAATATCCATATACGCCAAAGCCGGCTTGACCATCAACATGTCCGCGCCTTCGGCAATATCGAGTTCGATTTCTTTGAGCGCTTCGCGACCGTTCGCCGGGTCCATCTGATAGGTTCGGCGATCGCCAAATTGGGGCGCCGACTCTGCCGCATCCCGGAACGGGCCGTAGTACGCCGAGGCATATTTCGCCGCATAAGACATAATCGGCAAATCTTGATAACCCGCCTTATCCAACGCCGCGCGAATCGCCTGCACGAAGCCGTCCATCATCCCGGAAGGGGCGATAATATCGGCTCCGGCTTTCGCTTGGGAAACGGCGGTTTTGCCGAGGAGTTCTAACGTCGGATCGTTGAGAACCCGTCCCGTCAGATCGCCAACTTCTAAATAACCGCAATGACCGTGATTGGTGTATTCGCACAAGCAGGTATCGACCATGACGATTAAATCGGGAACGGCTTCTTTCACCGCCGTGGTCGCTTTTTGGACGATCCCGCAGTCGTGCCACGCGCCCGTAGCTTCCCCGTCTTTGTCGTCGGGAATCCCGAATAAGATAATCGACGGGATGCCTAAGTCGTAGACTTCTTTTGCTTCTTCGACAATTTTATCGATCGAGAGTTGGTAGACTCCCGGCATCGATTTGACTTCTTGGGCGATGCCTTCTCCCGGTACCGCAAACAGGGGATAAATTAAATCGTTGGTGGTAACGATATTTTCGCGAACCATCCGACGAAGCTGGGGATGGCTACGCAAGCGGCGAGGGCGATGAATTGGAAACATGGTGTTTTGTTAACGATTGAAAATCTCAAATTTTAGTCTAAAACTTGGGCGCGCCCCCGGTTCGCCGATAACGTTACGTTCTGTTACACGAACCGGGGGGATGGCCTGCCCGACCGGGGCGGTTTGAAAACAGAAAGGCTCGCCGGGTGGCGGGCCTTTCTCGGGATCCGTACAATCGGAGGGAACGACGAGCCGTTTGAACCCCGCCGATCTTTACCAATTAAGCTTCTAAAGGATAGACGCTTACTTTTTTGCGGCTTTTGCCTTTTCTTTCAAAGGTGACGATGCCGTCAACCAGAGCAAACAGGGTATCGTCGCTGCCCCGTCCGACATTATTACCGGGGTGAACTTTGGTTCCCCGTTGGCGGATGAGGATGTTTCCGGCTTTGACGACTTGACCGCCGTAGCGCTTGACGCCCAAGCGCTGGGCGTTAGAGTCGCGACCGTTGCGAGTGCTACCCGTTCCTTTCTTATGAGCCATAGTTGTTTCTCGTTTTTGTCTGGGGATAGTTCACCGACGTTGCCAGCTTTCCTCGGCGGGCAACGGGAGGCAGAGGCTAGGGAAAGCGTGCCTCCCTCGGGATGGTCTTGAGTATTGTCTATTGTGCCGCAATCGGAGTGGCGATCGCTACTGCCGATTAGGCAACGGGGGCGGATTCTTGAGAGTCGGCGGTCTCGGTCGCGTCGCTCGCGAGAACTTGACCGTTCATCGAGATCGATTTAATCATGAAGCGGGTCAGTTCTTGACGGTGACCGCGTTTTTTGCGGGTTTTCTTCTTCGGCTTCATCTTGTAGACGATCACCTTCGGACCGCGCAGGTGTCGGAGGACTTCCCCTTCGACGCTGGCCCCTTCGATGTAGGGTTGACCGACGGTTACGGTGTCGTCGTGGCTGATGAGGAGAACTTTTTCGATCGCGATCGTTTCTTCGGGATCCACGGGAAGCAGTTCGATGTCGTAGAACCGACCGGGTTCCACGCGCAGTTGCTTGCCGCCAGTTTCGATAATTGCGTAGGTCATAGGATTGTGATGGGAATTGCCGTACGGGTAGCTGGTTGAGAGCGTTTACTTACACAAGAGCCAGCATTTGCCGAGATCGAACCCGATCCGAGCAACAGTCACGGTGCCGGGAGGCGGGGGTGACTGACAAGTCGCTGCCTTGTCGAGGGCGTTTTACGCTTGAGCGGGAGCCGCTTCCTCTTCCGGTTCGCTTTCGCGCACTTCTTGTTTGACGGTCAGGTAACGAATGACTTCTTCACTCAGACGCATCATCCGTTCTAAGGTCGCCACGGGAGAGCCATCGCATTCGTAATTCATCTGGACGTAGATGCCTTCGCGATGGTCGTCGATCTCGTAAGCGAGACGGCGTTTGCCGCGATGTTGGGTTTCCACGTTGGTCGCCCCGTGTTCGCGCAGCAACTCTTGGTATTTCGCGATCGCCCGGTCGGTGAGTTCTTCGCCGAGGTCGGGGCGCAAGATGTACATCGTTTCGTAGATGAAT from Oxynema aestuarii AP17 harbors:
- the hemB gene encoding porphobilinogen synthase — protein: MFPIHRPRRLRSHPQLRRMVRENIVTTNDLIYPLFAVPGEGIAQEVKSMPGVYQLSIDKIVEEAKEVYDLGIPSIILFGIPDDKDGEATGAWHDCGIVQKATTAVKEAVPDLIVMVDTCLCEYTNHGHCGYLEVGDLTGRVLNDPTLELLGKTAVSQAKAGADIIAPSGMMDGFVQAIRAALDKAGYQDLPIMSYAAKYASAYYGPFRDAAESAPQFGDRRTYQMDPANGREALKEIELDIAEGADMLMVKPALAYMDIIWRVKEATHLPVAAYNVSGEYSMVKAGALNGWIDEEKVVMETLTAFKRSGADLILTYHAKDAARWLAN
- the rpmA gene encoding 50S ribosomal protein L27, translating into MAHKKGTGSTRNGRDSNAQRLGVKRYGGQVVKAGNILIRQRGTKVHPGNNVGRGSDDTLFALVDGIVTFERKGKSRKKVSVYPLEA
- the rplU gene encoding 50S ribosomal protein L21 — encoded protein: MTYAIIETGGKQLRVEPGRFYDIELLPVDPEETIAIEKVLLISHDDTVTVGQPYIEGASVEGEVLRHLRGPKVIVYKMKPKKKTRKKRGHRQELTRFMIKSISMNGQVLASDATETADSQESAPVA
- the rpsF gene encoding 30S ribosomal protein S6 — its product is MKQFIYETMYILRPDLGEELTDRAIAKYQELLREHGATNVETQHRGKRRLAYEIDDHREGIYVQMNYECDGSPVATLERMMRLSEEVIRYLTVKQEVRESEPEEEAAPAQA